The following coding sequences are from one Camarhynchus parvulus chromosome 1, STF_HiC, whole genome shotgun sequence window:
- the TMPRSS3 gene encoding transmembrane protease serine 3 translates to MTSQEEVQETNPTTGSLEIISVTEDEPPVPQIQFTFKRFFFIPQARVDPSADGSGDIEPPSMCHALVSLKYFPYICGLFLAVILAVAIGLGVQYNCIGKFRCRSSFKCIQKSARCNGVFNCKEGEDEYRCVRLSGKRAVLQVFALGSWRTVCSDDWRAEYGNSTCKHLGFSSYVSSGYLPVDAVEKQFQRHFVSLSHWFSADQVTSLHNATNLREECTSGNVIILKCLACGTRASYGPRIVGGNASSPRQWPWQVSLQFQGHHLCGGSVITPLWILTAAHCVYDLYLPSSWSVQVGFVTQQDTQAHPHSVEKIIYHRNYKPKTMGNDIALMKLAAPLALNGHIEPICLPNFGEHFPAGKMCWVSGWGATVEGGDTSDTMNYAGVPLISNAICNHRDVYGGIITSSMLCAGFLKGGVDTCQGDSGGPLACEDMSVWKLVGTTSFGVGCAEKNKPGVYSRTTSFLDWIHEQMERELQT, encoded by the exons ATGACTTCTCAGGAAGAG GTTCAAGAGACAAATCCCACTACTGGAAGTCTTGAAATCATCTCCGTTACAGAAGATGAACCGCCAGTACCACAAATTCAGTTTACCTTCAAAAGATTCTTCTTCATACCACAAGCAAGAGTGGACCCAAGTGCAGATGGATCTG gggaTATCGAACCACCTTCAATGTGCCATGCTCTTGTCTCCCTAAAATACTTCCCATATATCTGTGGTTTATTCCTTGCAGTAATCCTAGCAGTTGCCATTGGCCTGGGTG TCCAGTACAACTGCATTGGGAAGTTTCGCTGTCGTTCATCCTTTAAGTGTATCCAGAAATCAGCCAGGTGCAACGGTGTCTTCAACTGTAAAGAAGGGGAGGATGAGTACAGATGTg TCAGGCTGAGTGGGAagagggcagtgctgcaggtgttCGCCTTGGGCTCCTGGCGCACTGTCTGCTCCGACGACTGGAGGGCAGAGTATGGCAACAGCACCTGCAAGCACCTGGGCTTCTCAAG TTATGTGAGTTCAGGTTACCTGCCCGTGGATGCAGTTGAAAAACAGTTCCAAAGACATTTCGTGTCCCTCAGCCACTGGTTCTCAGCTGATCAAGTGACATCCCTGCACAATGCCACCAACCTCAG GGAGGAATGCACTTCTGGCAATGTGATCATCTTAAAGTGTTTGG CGTGTGGCACTCGGGCCAGCTACGGGCCGCGCATCGTGGGGGGCAACGCGTCATCACCGCGGCAGTGGCCGTGGCAGGTCAGCCTGCAGTTCCAGGGCCACCACCTGTGCGGGGGCTCGGTCATCACCCCGCTCTGGATCCTCACAGCCGCCCACTGCGTCTACGA CCTGTACCTGCCGAGCTCATGGAGTGTCCAGGTTGGTTTTGTGACTCAGCAGGACACCCAGGCTCACCCACATTCAGTGGAAAAAATCATTTACCATCGGAATTATAAACCCAAGACCATGGGGAATGACATAGCACTGATGAAACTGGCAGCACCTCTTGCTCTCAATG gtcACATTGAACCGATCTGTCTGCCCAATTTTGGTGAACATttcccagcagggaaaatgtGTTGGGTATCAGGATGGGGAGCAACTGTGGAAGGAG gtGACACATCTGACACCATGAATTATGCAGGTGTTCCTCTGATTTCCAATGCAATTTGCAATCACAGGGATGTCTATGGTGGAATCATAACTTCTTCAATGCTTTGTGCCGGTTTCCTAAAGGGAGGGGTGGACACCTGCCAG ggagACAGTGGGGGCCCTTTAGCCTGTGAAGATATGAGTGTCTGGAAGCTGGTGGGCACCACCAGCTTTGGAGTGGGCTGTGCAGAGAAGAACAAGCCCGGTGTCTACAGCAGAACCACCTCCTTCCTGGACTGGATCCACGAGCAGATGGAG aGAGAACTGCAGACCTGA